One window of the Shewanella maritima genome contains the following:
- a CDS encoding PepSY domain-containing protein, with protein MKAKTRMLWMKLHAYFACFFLPITLVYITTGMLYFFDIKGSVTSESEYFIEMPQGWTKDEKQAEAIVTAYLVGDKYVERPSEYYWYEGVHYWYNYEREVALSATDDDKVADLHIKEHDLLESLLIVHKGFAGTYFKIFSVLFGLSLAFSIVSGVVITLQLPQLKVPSLISIAAGAALLLVGFFL; from the coding sequence ATGAAAGCAAAAACAAGAATGTTATGGATGAAACTACATGCTTACTTTGCATGTTTTTTCTTACCTATCACCCTAGTTTATATCACCACGGGAATGTTGTACTTCTTTGATATTAAAGGGAGTGTCACATCGGAATCTGAGTATTTTATTGAGATGCCACAAGGCTGGACTAAAGATGAAAAGCAAGCTGAAGCGATAGTGACCGCCTACTTAGTGGGGGACAAATATGTTGAGCGACCTAGCGAATACTATTGGTATGAAGGTGTGCACTATTGGTACAACTACGAGCGCGAAGTAGCGCTGTCGGCGACTGATGATGACAAAGTCGCTGATTTGCATATTAAAGAGCATGATCTTCTTGAGTCATTGCTGATTGTGCATAAGGGGTTTGCAGGCACTTACTTCAAAATTTTCTCGGTGCTGTTTGGCTTGAGCCTAGCGTTTAGCATAGTGAGCGGTGTGGTGATCACTTTGCAATTGCCACAGCTTAAAGTGCCTTCGCTAATCAGCATAGCGGCGGGAGCGGCATTGCTGCTAGTGGGCTTCTTTTTGTAA
- a CDS encoding LysR substrate-binding domain-containing protein → MHIDKLARIDLNLLVILQVLLEEQSVTRAASRLNVSQSAVSKSLNRLRDTLDDPLFQRTAHGLKPTAHAEILSQQLPNLLQSLYQLTQPPAFLPSDSQRRFSFAMVESAYETLFPLFIGPLLKQAPQLKLDSYVWNQNSLQDLQLGQIDFGITGRDIHPQADKQFDQLPEGIEQQSLFQDRQVCLVRDDHPILEKVQNQQWQIADYLDLYHVQVRCEGKDWWAMDYYLAEQNLTRKISVTLPDFYGAASLCAHTDLIFTLPSSFAKHAMKLYPLSLIELPFEFIPMEYVLLWHERNNAEPGHKWIRDIISNRIDENL, encoded by the coding sequence GTGCATATCGATAAGCTTGCTCGTATTGATCTCAATTTATTGGTTATCTTACAAGTACTACTTGAAGAACAAAGTGTGACCCGCGCCGCAAGTCGCTTAAATGTTAGTCAGTCGGCTGTGAGTAAAAGCTTAAACCGTTTACGTGATACATTAGACGACCCGTTATTTCAGCGCACCGCTCACGGCCTGAAGCCTACAGCACATGCGGAGATACTAAGTCAGCAGCTACCCAATTTATTGCAAAGTCTGTATCAGCTCACTCAACCTCCAGCATTCTTACCATCTGACAGCCAAAGGCGTTTCTCGTTTGCCATGGTTGAGAGTGCTTATGAAACCTTGTTCCCGTTGTTCATTGGCCCGTTACTCAAGCAAGCACCACAGCTGAAACTCGACTCATACGTGTGGAATCAAAACTCGCTGCAGGACTTGCAACTCGGGCAAATTGACTTTGGTATAACCGGGCGCGACATTCACCCGCAAGCCGATAAGCAGTTCGACCAACTCCCAGAAGGCATAGAGCAGCAAAGTCTATTTCAAGACCGCCAAGTGTGCTTAGTACGAGATGACCACCCAATACTGGAGAAAGTGCAAAACCAACAATGGCAAATTGCCGATTACCTTGATTTATACCATGTACAAGTGCGCTGTGAGGGTAAAGACTGGTGGGCGATGGACTACTATCTTGCCGAGCAAAACCTAACTCGCAAGATCTCCGTCACCTTACCTGACTTTTATGGCGCGGCCAGCTTGTGTGCCCATACAGATTTGATTTTCACCCTACCATCTAGCTTTGCCAAACATGCAATGAAGTTATATCCGCTGAGCTTGATCGAGCTACCGTTTGAGTTTATTCCAATGGAATATGTATTACTGTGGCACGAGCGCAACAACGCCGAACCTGGGCACAAATGGATCCGCGATATTATCTCTAATCGGATTGATGAAAACCTATAG
- a CDS encoding M16 family metallopeptidase: MKIKQTLTLSSLVLACALGVSGCNSTTDTSSASAAVVSNSFAMPAYETVTLENGLTLKLMVKKEVPLITFNAVVKVGAVNDAVPGIANLTANALMLGAGGKSKSQIEQELDFIGAKIATSGAMDGSYVSSNFMAKDLNKVLPIFNDVLRNPDFDDAEFAKLKQRTVVGLAQEKESPRRVIGRYYNQLVFGNHPYANAPSGYAGSIEGLTVEQLRKFHQSYYQPSNTEISVVGDFDLASMKQQLKASFEDWQNGAAIAEPELAKHLPELNKSRVMLVDKPDAIETTFLIGGMGVRKDNADLVGLTVVNTILGGRFTSWLNDELRVNAGLTYGARSAFVTYKDAGVFRISTFTKSATTKEAIDLALKTYARLWEKGIDQATLDSAKAYVKGQFPPKFETNGQLAALMSDQYLYGFGDEYINDFQKRVDGLTLEEAQRLVKQYFPQDKLQYVLIGNAEKIRDIAKEYGEVTEVAITDPGFGAK; this comes from the coding sequence ATGAAGATCAAGCAAACACTAACTCTATCAAGCTTAGTTTTAGCCTGCGCGCTAGGTGTAAGTGGTTGTAATAGCACAACCGATACCAGCAGTGCCTCTGCGGCTGTGGTGAGCAATTCATTTGCAATGCCAGCCTATGAAACCGTGACCTTAGAAAACGGCTTAACCCTTAAGCTAATGGTTAAAAAAGAGGTGCCGCTAATTACCTTTAACGCCGTGGTTAAAGTGGGTGCAGTAAACGACGCTGTGCCAGGTATTGCGAATCTCACCGCCAATGCTCTAATGCTAGGTGCTGGTGGTAAGTCTAAGTCGCAAATTGAGCAAGAGCTTGATTTTATTGGCGCAAAAATCGCGACATCAGGCGCGATGGATGGCAGCTATGTTAGCAGTAACTTCATGGCAAAAGACCTAAATAAGGTGCTGCCAATCTTTAACGATGTGCTGCGTAATCCCGACTTTGATGATGCTGAATTTGCCAAGCTAAAACAGCGTACCGTGGTTGGGCTAGCGCAAGAGAAAGAGAGTCCGCGCAGAGTAATTGGTCGCTACTACAACCAGCTGGTTTTTGGTAACCACCCATACGCGAATGCTCCATCGGGGTACGCTGGAAGCATCGAGGGTTTAACCGTTGAGCAGCTACGCAAGTTTCACCAAAGCTATTATCAACCAAGTAACACTGAAATTAGTGTCGTGGGTGACTTTGATTTAGCGAGTATGAAACAGCAGTTAAAAGCGAGCTTTGAAGATTGGCAAAATGGTGCTGCAATTGCTGAGCCTGAGCTGGCTAAACATTTACCTGAGCTGAATAAGAGCCGAGTGATGCTGGTTGATAAACCAGATGCAATTGAAACCACCTTCTTAATCGGTGGTATGGGCGTGCGTAAAGACAATGCCGATTTGGTTGGATTAACCGTAGTAAACACCATTTTGGGTGGCCGTTTTACCTCATGGCTTAACGATGAGCTAAGGGTTAATGCCGGTCTAACTTATGGTGCGCGCTCAGCATTTGTTACTTATAAAGATGCAGGTGTATTTAGAATTAGCACCTTTACTAAGTCTGCTACAACCAAAGAAGCCATCGATTTAGCGTTGAAAACCTACGCTCGCCTATGGGAGAAAGGGATTGACCAAGCGACGTTAGATTCTGCAAAAGCGTACGTGAAAGGCCAGTTCCCACCTAAGTTTGAAACCAATGGTCAGCTTGCTGCTTTGATGTCAGATCAATACCTGTATGGCTTTGGTGATGAATATATCAACGATTTCCAGAAGCGTGTTGATGGCTTAACCCTTGAAGAAGCACAAAGATTAGTTAAGCAGTATTTCCCACAAGATAAGCTGCAATATGTGCTGATTGGCAACGCCGAGAAAATTCGCGATATCGCTAAAGAGTACGGCGAAGTCACTGAAGTGGCGATTACCGATCCAGGCTTTGGTGCTAAGTGA
- a CDS encoding M16 family metallopeptidase, whose product MKRILTALTLSLGLFTASAQATTAADVDSFTLDNGMKIMVLEDSSIPNANMYLFWKVGSRNEVPGITGISHFFEHMMFNGSKKYGPKMFDRTMEAAGGANNAYTTENLTVYTDWFPANALETIFDLEADRIQHLDIDPKMVESERGVVQSERLTGLENSNWRAINEAVKGVAFQAHPYRWSVIGHESDIAAWSLEDLKQYHKTYYAPNNAVVVIAGDVKLAEVKRLANQYFAPIPAQEPPQEVRTVEPLQKGERRVFLRKESVSTPNVMLAYHVPATSHADYYALDLLTAILSQGNSSRLYQALVDKQIAVAADTYMPMSFDPNLFYIMTVANQGVTAKELELETIAQINKVAREGVTEQELEKVKNAKLINFYRTMETINGKANTLGTYELFFGSFEQLFNAPESYSKVTVEDIQRVAQTYLVRANRSVGVLAATEEADQ is encoded by the coding sequence ATGAAACGCATACTTACGGCGTTAACCCTGTCACTTGGGCTATTTACAGCAAGTGCGCAGGCGACAACTGCTGCCGATGTTGACAGTTTCACCCTAGATAATGGGATGAAAATCATGGTGTTAGAGGATAGCTCAATCCCTAATGCTAATATGTACTTATTTTGGAAAGTCGGCTCGCGCAATGAAGTACCTGGCATTACCGGTATTTCACACTTCTTTGAACACATGATGTTCAATGGCTCGAAAAAGTACGGCCCTAAGATGTTTGACCGCACTATGGAAGCCGCTGGTGGTGCTAACAATGCGTACACCACAGAAAACCTCACCGTTTATACCGACTGGTTCCCAGCTAACGCTCTAGAAACTATTTTTGATCTTGAAGCGGACCGCATTCAACACCTTGATATTGACCCAAAGATGGTTGAGTCAGAGCGTGGTGTAGTTCAGTCTGAGCGTTTAACAGGTTTAGAAAACTCAAACTGGCGCGCAATCAATGAAGCTGTGAAAGGCGTTGCTTTTCAGGCGCATCCATACCGCTGGTCGGTGATTGGTCATGAGTCTGACATCGCTGCCTGGAGCCTTGAAGATCTTAAGCAGTATCACAAAACTTACTACGCACCGAACAATGCTGTGGTGGTGATCGCTGGTGATGTAAAGCTTGCTGAAGTTAAGCGTCTAGCTAACCAGTACTTTGCGCCAATTCCTGCACAAGAGCCGCCGCAAGAGGTGCGCACCGTTGAGCCGCTGCAAAAAGGTGAGCGTCGAGTATTCTTGCGTAAAGAGTCAGTCAGTACACCAAATGTGATGCTGGCTTACCACGTGCCTGCAACCAGCCACGCCGACTACTACGCGCTTGATTTATTAACGGCAATTCTTAGTCAGGGCAATAGCTCGCGTTTATACCAAGCATTGGTAGACAAGCAAATTGCTGTTGCTGCTGATACTTACATGCCAATGTCGTTCGACCCAAACCTGTTCTACATCATGACTGTTGCTAACCAGGGTGTCACGGCAAAAGAGCTCGAACTGGAAACGATTGCGCAAATCAACAAGGTTGCCCGTGAAGGTGTCACTGAGCAAGAGCTAGAGAAGGTGAAAAACGCTAAGTTAATCAACTTCTACCGCACGATGGAAACCATTAACGGTAAAGCCAATACCTTAGGTACGTACGAGTTATTCTTCGGCAGCTTTGAGCAGCTATTCAATGCGCCAGAGTCATACAGCAAGGTAACCGTGGAAGACATTCAGCGCGTAGCGCAAACCTATTTAGTTAGAGCGAATCGCTCGGTCGGTGTGTTAGCCGCAACAGAGGAGGCTGACCAATGA
- a CDS encoding class I SAM-dependent methyltransferase — MSQCPLCLSADLQAFHQDKKRHYLQCQQCKLVTVPAEYHLCEADEKAFYDLHDNDVADEGYQRFLSRTLTPLLDKVLANESHGDASDIIGLDFGCGEGAVLSQMAAKQGVKVMNYDLYYHNDPSLLALQFDFISMTEVIEHVHDAKALITQLSAMLKAGGTLAIMTKRVLGQAEFVNWHYKNDPTHINFYSEATFEWLARELGWQLEVIGKDVVFFTKP; from the coding sequence ATGTCTCAATGTCCTCTTTGTCTTAGCGCTGATTTGCAAGCATTCCATCAAGATAAAAAACGTCATTATCTGCAGTGTCAGCAATGTAAGTTGGTGACTGTACCCGCTGAATATCACCTGTGCGAAGCGGATGAAAAAGCCTTTTATGACTTACATGACAATGATGTTGCTGACGAGGGTTACCAGCGTTTTTTATCTCGCACCTTAACGCCGCTACTCGATAAAGTTTTGGCTAATGAAAGCCATGGGGATGCTAGCGATATTATCGGCCTAGATTTTGGCTGTGGTGAAGGCGCGGTATTAAGTCAAATGGCGGCAAAGCAAGGTGTGAAGGTGATGAACTATGACCTTTATTACCACAATGACCCAAGCCTGCTTGCGCTACAATTTGATTTTATTAGCATGACCGAGGTGATAGAGCATGTGCATGATGCCAAGGCGCTGATTACGCAACTAAGTGCAATGCTCAAAGCTGGTGGCACCTTAGCCATTATGACTAAGCGCGTGTTAGGACAAGCTGAGTTTGTTAACTGGCACTACAAGAATGACCCAACACATATCAATTTCTACTCTGAAGCCACCTTTGAGTGGCTAGCCCGTGAGCTTGGCTGGCAACTAGAAGTGATCGGCAAAGACGTAGTGTTCTTCACTAAGCCTTGA
- a CDS encoding tRNA-uridine aminocarboxypropyltransferase, translating into MTKRAICPNCLYPQSACICAAIKKMTAQTEVIVMQHPSETKHAKNSVRLMQLVMPKLRVEVGENQQDFVELRAYLSEQSKPIYLLYPNDNSQSAAEANAPKDCILLLLDGTWKKAYRMLQLNPWLLELSALHLDVANASKYTIRKAKREDSLSTLEATAIMLNELDRQLDTQPLFAALEAMVQHRLQAMPKDVQQRYQTK; encoded by the coding sequence GTGACCAAACGCGCTATTTGCCCTAACTGTCTTTACCCGCAATCAGCTTGTATTTGTGCTGCTATTAAAAAGATGACAGCGCAAACCGAAGTGATTGTGATGCAGCATCCATCTGAAACCAAGCATGCGAAGAACAGTGTGCGCTTGATGCAGTTGGTGATGCCAAAGCTGCGAGTAGAAGTGGGCGAGAATCAACAAGACTTTGTTGAGCTTAGGGCGTATTTGAGCGAGCAAAGCAAGCCGATTTACTTGCTGTACCCCAACGATAATAGCCAAAGCGCTGCAGAGGCGAATGCACCTAAGGATTGTATATTATTGTTGCTCGATGGCACCTGGAAAAAAGCTTATCGTATGTTGCAGCTTAATCCTTGGTTACTTGAACTGTCTGCGCTGCATTTAGATGTTGCTAACGCATCAAAGTACACCATTCGTAAAGCTAAGCGCGAAGATAGTTTATCAACCTTGGAAGCCACAGCGATTATGCTAAACGAGTTAGATAGACAGCTGGATACTCAGCCATTATTTGCAGCCTTAGAGGCAATGGTGCAACATAGGCTGCAAGCTATGCCAAAGGACGTGCAACAGCGTTATCAGACTAAGTAG
- a CDS encoding sensor histidine kinase: MSHLSRQLFWKLCLVIATGVVALFYLIDQITSETEEGMSLLAQADRDTITQWGQHAEQLYLAGDIEQLEQWLAELKQQEDTYVSVVDFEVEHIAGDATRATYYDGYNMGRSVDWKIHLYFAENPTMEVPFKDKQASFLIQLPERMRPGGYWRYVELTLQVIVPTILLILLTIFLYRYIMKPLAQLQKATRNFSRGQLDVSARELMGQRRDEFGDLATSFDQMAERISEQIISQRQLIADMSHELRTPLTRLDIALEQLKQEFVSENSQRIERESQHIRKLVEDSLALAWLENERPELQQESMELVDLIDVITTDARYEYPDREITTELPDSVVLHNTSHRAAGQAIENILRNALRYTPAGGVVQIKLVCDKQQAVLDILDQGPGVPEELLSAIFKPFFRVDKSRERAGNSFGLGLSLAQRQLTAIGASVVATNHSFGGLQMRMTFPIAKGL; the protein is encoded by the coding sequence ATGAGCCATTTAAGTCGGCAGCTGTTTTGGAAGCTATGTTTGGTGATTGCCACTGGCGTGGTGGCCTTGTTTTATCTCATAGATCAGATCACCTCTGAAACGGAAGAGGGCATGAGCCTATTGGCTCAGGCTGACCGCGATACCATTACACAATGGGGGCAACACGCCGAGCAATTATATCTTGCTGGCGATATTGAGCAGCTTGAACAGTGGCTTGCCGAGTTAAAGCAGCAAGAGGACACCTATGTAAGTGTGGTGGACTTTGAGGTCGAGCATATTGCCGGTGATGCCACGAGAGCCACTTATTACGATGGTTACAACATGGGGCGCAGCGTGGATTGGAAAATCCATCTGTATTTTGCTGAAAACCCAACCATGGAAGTGCCGTTTAAAGACAAGCAGGCCAGCTTTTTGATCCAGTTACCTGAGCGTATGCGCCCTGGCGGTTATTGGCGCTATGTTGAGTTAACCCTGCAAGTGATTGTACCGACGATATTGCTGATCCTACTCACTATATTCTTGTATCGCTACATTATGAAGCCACTGGCGCAATTACAGAAAGCAACGCGAAACTTTAGCCGTGGGCAGCTGGACGTAAGTGCCCGCGAGCTAATGGGGCAGCGTCGTGATGAGTTTGGTGATCTTGCGACTAGCTTTGACCAAATGGCCGAGAGAATTAGCGAACAAATTATTAGCCAGCGACAGCTGATTGCTGATATGTCCCATGAGCTACGTACGCCGTTAACGCGTTTAGATATTGCACTCGAACAACTTAAGCAAGAATTTGTTTCTGAAAATAGCCAGCGAATAGAGCGAGAGTCACAACATATTCGCAAGTTGGTAGAAGACAGTTTGGCATTAGCCTGGCTTGAGAATGAGCGCCCTGAGTTGCAACAAGAATCAATGGAGCTGGTTGATCTGATTGATGTCATCACTACCGATGCACGCTATGAGTACCCCGACCGTGAGATAACCACTGAACTGCCAGACTCAGTTGTGTTACACAACACCAGTCACCGCGCTGCGGGGCAAGCTATCGAGAACATTTTGCGTAACGCGCTGCGCTACACGCCTGCTGGTGGTGTGGTGCAAATAAAGCTTGTTTGCGACAAACAGCAAGCGGTGTTAGATATTCTTGATCAAGGCCCTGGTGTACCAGAAGAGTTATTGTCGGCAATATTTAAACCCTTCTTTCGGGTTGATAAGTCTCGCGAGCGTGCGGGCAATAGCTTTGGGTTAGGGCTGTCGTTAGCCCAAAGGCAGCTCACAGCCATAGGCGCAAGCGTTGTGGCAACGAATCATTCCTTTGGCGGTTTACAAATGCGCATGACCTTTCCCATCGCAAAAGGTTTATAA
- a CDS encoding PepSY-associated TM helix domain-containing protein — MKSLTIKKLFQLHSWVGVVTGVLLFIVAFTGAVAVFARPELVIWSNTVTDDVPQAVSGEQVQKLVNHYSEKVPAEFTENIHIYMPTGYNYTDLTLLFESHHGDENHEHAAVYAYEIDSNTLELKREFYGATGDYYMGRKYNSGSFIGHFHADLHLGRPIGLILTGFMGLTLMVSVITGLYIHREMFKQLFTFRREKSFSVLTSDAHKLFGLWGSVFHLVIGFTGAFLGLATVILLPAAAYVSFNGDQDKLVETFTAMPEPVISQEYQPTEIASIMSSIEQIDQKAVLMDLTLMALNDKNSVVYARMMGGENFASELLEYKGNGEFAKSMSSLGDINGWAITVIEWLFPLHFGNFSGVFVKFLWGFLGLSTALIPLSGVMMWLAKRSRGNNSDLSPIAYQRWNRFVIGSCGGIVLACAAMFPAQVILNATVVGVAQNSWFAPIFFGSWVAWLVLCILPIEYRRLLKANTLLVALLLTVIMPLKLFTVDGYLGYLFSAKYSLVAAIDVSFLILGLLSFYVAGKVKTQSMAMNTEVLEEKSA; from the coding sequence ATGAAGAGCTTAACGATTAAGAAGCTATTTCAGCTACATAGTTGGGTGGGTGTGGTAACCGGTGTATTACTGTTTATTGTCGCTTTTACTGGTGCCGTAGCGGTATTTGCTCGTCCTGAGTTAGTGATTTGGTCAAATACGGTAACCGATGATGTTCCTCAAGCCGTGTCAGGTGAGCAGGTGCAAAAGCTGGTGAATCACTATAGCGAGAAGGTGCCAGCCGAGTTTACCGAAAATATCCATATTTACATGCCGACCGGCTACAACTACACAGATTTGACCTTGCTATTTGAGTCGCACCACGGTGATGAAAATCACGAGCATGCGGCGGTATATGCCTATGAAATAGACAGTAATACTTTAGAGCTTAAACGTGAGTTTTATGGTGCCACTGGCGATTACTACATGGGGCGTAAATATAATTCAGGCTCTTTTATTGGTCACTTCCATGCCGATTTACATTTAGGCCGACCAATTGGCCTCATTTTAACAGGCTTCATGGGATTAACCCTGATGGTATCGGTGATCACAGGTCTCTATATCCATAGGGAAATGTTCAAGCAGCTGTTCACCTTTAGACGTGAAAAGAGCTTTAGCGTGCTAACCAGCGACGCGCATAAGTTGTTTGGTCTGTGGGGTAGTGTATTTCACTTAGTTATTGGTTTTACAGGTGCTTTCCTAGGCTTAGCGACGGTTATTTTACTACCTGCAGCAGCCTACGTGAGCTTTAATGGTGACCAAGACAAGCTAGTCGAAACCTTTACCGCCATGCCTGAGCCCGTTATTAGTCAGGAGTATCAACCGACAGAAATCGCCTCGATTATGTCGAGCATTGAGCAAATTGACCAAAAAGCAGTGTTGATGGACTTAACTCTGATGGCGCTTAATGACAAAAACTCAGTGGTGTATGCCCGCATGATGGGTGGGGAGAACTTTGCATCTGAGCTGCTTGAATACAAGGGCAACGGTGAGTTTGCTAAGTCTATGTCTAGTCTTGGTGATATCAATGGTTGGGCTATTACAGTGATTGAGTGGCTGTTCCCGTTGCACTTCGGTAACTTCTCAGGCGTATTCGTGAAGTTCCTTTGGGGCTTTTTGGGTTTATCAACCGCGTTAATACCCTTGTCTGGTGTAATGATGTGGCTAGCCAAGCGCAGCCGCGGCAATAACAGTGACTTATCGCCAATTGCTTATCAGCGTTGGAACCGCTTTGTTATCGGCTCATGCGGCGGTATTGTGCTGGCTTGTGCTGCAATGTTCCCAGCACAGGTAATATTAAATGCGACAGTTGTTGGTGTTGCGCAAAACAGTTGGTTTGCGCCTATCTTCTTTGGTAGTTGGGTCGCGTGGTTAGTGCTGTGCATTCTACCTATCGAGTATCGTCGTTTGCTCAAAGCCAATACCTTGTTAGTCGCATTGCTGCTAACTGTCATTATGCCGTTAAAGCTATTTACGGTGGATGGCTACTTAGGATATCTATTTAGCGCCAAATACAGCTTGGTTGCGGCAATTGATGTGAGCTTTTTAATTTTAGGCTTACTTAGCTTTTATGTTGCAGGCAAGGTGAAAACCCAGTCGATGGCGATGAATACAGAAGTGTTAGAGGAGAAAAGCGCATGA
- a CDS encoding TonB-dependent receptor plug domain-containing protein encodes MNISEYLASPTKRLAPLAAAVLCALSAQTAVAQEVADKEDNLDDVEVIAIVGKTTNTVITPQELEKYQANDLADVFRLVPSVSVGGSLGIAQKVYIRGLEDTLLNVTVDGAPQTSTLFHHMGRVSIDPELLREVEVQAGAGEATAGAGAVGGAIRFKTKGVDDLLDSSESFGGQLKGNYFSNDGYKGSATLYGRLGDDWGVLGSYVYSDRNNMKDGSGVEINGTGGEQKLGYFKLGGDITDSQSITFSYESRKEEGEFSQRPNWPALEGATLYPIELTRDTFVANYLFELNDAVNLDLSAYHTEAKVVQDVYDRWGKYQGKVTTYGFDLRNQSYVSNHTITYGVEHRKDEVHSKPLVDGGGDGAKEEGSVTAFYAQDHWQINRDLLLSFGLRYDKYDLEQITYDAKTDSDGFSPNIGVQYQISDNWRFNAGYAQAMRGKEVGDAFTVEAGYSSLDPNLKAEEVDNTEVAITYEDDSWQVTATGYKSDIDNVIQDQLGQGTYYENVGTLETKGFEVRAVYWFEDLRIMANYSNNDAEINGHTVEGYEHIGLANARGDTWGLNLKYTLTDDIEFGWNFTYVQDLNNIEVLHRAVDIGWIDRTYTIDKDGYQVHDVYAQWTPLSNDSLKVNLAVQNLFDEDYRDHSSVGDYSSIPDWGIVAGLKEAGRDIRASISYQF; translated from the coding sequence ATGAACATATCGGAATATTTAGCTTCTCCTACCAAACGCCTAGCACCACTGGCAGCGGCAGTGCTGTGCGCTCTTAGCGCGCAAACAGCTGTTGCTCAAGAGGTAGCTGACAAGGAAGATAATCTCGATGATGTTGAGGTTATTGCGATTGTTGGTAAAACCACAAATACCGTTATTACTCCGCAAGAGCTTGAAAAGTATCAAGCCAATGACTTAGCCGATGTTTTCCGCCTAGTGCCATCAGTGTCTGTGGGTGGCTCGCTAGGTATTGCGCAAAAGGTCTACATTCGTGGCCTTGAAGATACCCTATTAAATGTCACTGTAGATGGCGCACCGCAAACCAGTACCTTATTCCACCACATGGGCCGTGTCTCGATTGATCCTGAACTACTGCGTGAAGTTGAAGTGCAAGCTGGTGCAGGTGAAGCGACTGCAGGTGCTGGCGCGGTAGGCGGTGCAATCCGCTTTAAAACCAAAGGTGTTGATGACTTACTGGACTCAAGTGAGAGCTTTGGTGGTCAGCTAAAAGGTAACTACTTTAGCAATGACGGCTACAAAGGCAGTGCAACCCTTTATGGCCGCTTAGGTGACGATTGGGGCGTGCTTGGCTCTTACGTTTACTCAGACCGCAACAACATGAAAGATGGCAGTGGCGTTGAAATTAACGGCACTGGAGGTGAGCAAAAGCTAGGTTATTTCAAACTTGGTGGTGACATCACCGACTCACAATCGATTACTTTTAGCTACGAGTCTCGCAAAGAGGAAGGTGAGTTTTCACAGCGCCCTAACTGGCCGGCGTTAGAAGGGGCAACCTTATACCCGATTGAGCTTACCCGTGACACTTTTGTGGCCAACTACCTGTTTGAGCTAAACGATGCTGTCAATTTGGATTTAAGTGCGTATCACACCGAGGCTAAGGTGGTACAAGACGTCTATGACCGCTGGGGCAAGTATCAAGGTAAAGTCACTACCTACGGCTTTGACCTTCGCAACCAAAGTTACGTAAGTAACCACACCATTACTTATGGCGTTGAGCACCGTAAGGATGAAGTTCATTCAAAACCTCTGGTTGATGGCGGTGGCGACGGCGCTAAAGAAGAAGGTTCAGTTACCGCGTTTTATGCCCAAGACCATTGGCAAATCAATCGAGACTTACTGCTAAGTTTTGGTTTGCGCTACGACAAATATGACCTTGAGCAAATTACTTACGATGCTAAAACCGACAGCGATGGCTTTAGTCCTAACATTGGTGTGCAGTATCAAATTAGTGATAACTGGCGTTTTAATGCAGGCTACGCACAAGCGATGCGCGGCAAGGAAGTTGGCGATGCATTCACTGTTGAGGCAGGTTACAGCTCGCTTGACCCCAACCTAAAAGCTGAAGAAGTGGATAACACTGAGGTCGCGATTACCTATGAAGATGATAGCTGGCAGGTCACTGCTACGGGTTATAAGAGCGACATTGATAACGTTATCCAGGATCAACTTGGACAGGGTACCTACTACGAGAATGTTGGCACCTTAGAAACCAAAGGTTTTGAAGTGCGCGCCGTATATTGGTTTGAAGATCTACGGATAATGGCTAACTACAGTAACAATGATGCAGAAATTAACGGCCATACTGTTGAAGGTTATGAGCACATTGGTTTAGCAAATGCCCGTGGTGACACCTGGGGCTTGAATCTTAAGTACACGCTGACCGATGACATTGAATTCGGTTGGAACTTCACCTACGTACAAGACCTAAACAACATCGAAGTGCTGCACCGCGCGGTAGACATCGGCTGGATTGATCGTACCTATACCATAGATAAAGACGGTTACCAGGTGCATGACGTCTACGCTCAGTGGACGCCACTTAGCAACGACAGTCTCAAGGTTAATCTGGCGGTACAAAACCTGTTTGATGAAGACTACCGTGATCACTCAAGTGTCGGTGATTACAGCAGTATTCCTGATTGGGGGATTGTTGCCGGTCTAAAAGAAGCGGGTCGTGATATTCGCGCGTCAATCAGTTATCAGTTTTAA